From a region of the Salvelinus alpinus chromosome 2, SLU_Salpinus.1, whole genome shotgun sequence genome:
- the LOC139565547 gene encoding E3 ubiquitin-protein ligase RNF182-like: MNQKFEKLDLQTDQRCQPLVYTVEELECKICYNRYDTRTRKPKVLGCLHRVCAKCLKKIVENSSPSIVSCPFCRHETHVPYEEIWLLQDDSNILAILTYQDRARKSGGSITPGGEVLLTPSSLSGSGGGGDGCGGDSGGDCVTTGEQSHSSSDCLVITIMEVPGESQSSDSMSMLNMVRLYRPASLASLPCNMPLQKCGAWTSRNFPSFLIGVLCLVFFSSLPLGIYLLMIQQLTLGVILVSLVPSTLVLCVFYGFCQCLCHEIMQSIAT, translated from the coding sequence ATGAACCAGAAGTTTGAGAAGTTGGACTTGCAGACGGACCAGCGCTGCCAGCCTCTGGTCTACACCGTGGAGGAGCTGGAGTGCAAGATTTGCTATAACCGCTACGACACGCGCACCCGCAAGCCCAAGGTGCTGGGCTGCCTCCACCGCGTCTGCGCCAAATGCCTGAAGAAGATTGTGGAGAACTCGTCCCCCAGCATCGTCAGCTGCCCCTTCTGCCGCCACGAGACGCACGTGCCCTACGAGGAGATCTGGCTGCTGCAGGACGACAGCAACATCCTGGCCATCCTCACCTATCAGGACCGGGCCAGGAAGAGTGGCGGTTCCATCACCCCTGGCGGGGAGGTACTGCTCACCCCAAGCAGCCTGAGCGGGAGCGGAGGTGGAGGGGACGGCTGTGGTGGTGATTCTGGGGGTGACTGCGTCACAACCGGCGAGCAGTCGCATAGCTCCTCCGACTGCCTGGTCATCACCATCATGGAGGTGCCGGGCGAATCGCAGTCATCGGACTCCATGAGCATGCTCAATATGGTGCGCCTGTACCGGCCCGCAAGCCTGGCCTCGCTGCCCTGCAACATGCCCTTGCAGAAGTGCGGGGCTTGGACCTCGCGCAACTTTCCCAGCTTCCTAATCGGTGTCCTGTGTCTGGTCTTCTTCTCGTCGCTGCCGCTGGGCATCTACCTGCTGATGATCCAGCAGCTCACCCTGGGCGTCATCCTGGTCAGCCTGGTGCCCTCCACCCtagttctgtgtgtgttctatggctTCTGTCAATGCCTTTGCCATGAGATCATGCAGTCAATAGCTACATAG
- the LOC139565567 gene encoding ubiquitin-conjugating enzyme E2 C-like, whose product MASQNMDPAAASSTAALKGTETGGSAAKGSVTKRLQQELMTLMMSGDKGISAFPESDNLFKWIGTIDGAQGTVYEGLRYKLSLEFPSGYPYKAPRVKFVTPCFHPNVDDQGFICLDILKDKWSALYDVRSILLSIQSLLGEPNIESPLNTAAAELWDNQEAFKVHLNTTYKN is encoded by the exons ATGGCCTCTCAAAATATGGACCCTGCAGCAGCCTCATCCACAGCAGCTCTGAAAGGCACTGAGACCGGTGGGAGTGCAGCAAAGGGCTCAGTCACGAAAAG ACTTCAACAAGAACTGATGACACTAATG ATGTCTGGAGATAAAGGGATCTCCGCTTTCCCGGAGTCTGACAACCTTTTTAAGTGGATAGGAACGATAGACGGAGCGCAGGGAACA GTTTACGAAGGCCTGAGGTACAAGCTGTCGTTGGAGTTCCCCAGTGGCTACCCGTACAAAGCCCCCCGAGTGAAGTTCGTCACGCCATGTTTTCACCCCAACGTCGATGATCAGGGCTTCATCTGTCTCGATATCTTGAAAGACAAATGGTCAGCCCTGTACGACGTACGGTCCATTCTTCTGTCCATCCAGAGTTTATTAGGAG AGCCCAACATTGAGAGTCCATTGAACACTGCTGCTGCTGAGCTTTGGGATAACCAGGAAG CTTTCAAAGTCCATTTGAACACAACCTACAAGAACTGA